Proteins encoded in a region of the Stieleria neptunia genome:
- a CDS encoding glycosyltransferase, translating to MNRILLLSNTFYPDPTVAAIRVTEWAKHLRDEGEQVTVICRQYLTQHQLDSAEDLEDVNIIRLGAPRAATNADRNASVSSSRSASQKVNRAAREIATALMNGISVPDVAIWRQRRLLTKALSVAESVSPDILLVSSPPHSIHWLGGRIAGAMKVPWVADFRDPFTIDKRFSSSKSNFAKRCLTNRFENSVYERASLVTHAIPIHFRWARRNRSEWAHKMRLMTNGVPDEMAEIIHATGQTPLIEQPHIQIFSSSTIEPETLINLAKAFGETFPDKRLSVRFCGNVPSSIPGDTDKLKFRFLGRISHQEAVAETIAADVLFSHLPDRHAAGMGLSSKLFEYLASARPVIHVNPTRSDRLFLKRWPHASVLDSPSVSELKRALCEAMYASRSFLQDESSRFISVYQRKSQCRQLHAWMKGLIRKSDGALEPKR from the coding sequence ATGAACCGAATCCTCCTCTTATCGAATACGTTTTATCCCGACCCGACGGTCGCGGCGATTCGAGTCACCGAATGGGCGAAGCACCTTCGAGATGAAGGTGAGCAAGTGACGGTTATTTGCAGGCAATATCTTACGCAACACCAGTTGGATTCGGCGGAAGACCTTGAAGACGTGAACATCATACGTCTCGGCGCACCGCGGGCCGCAACGAACGCGGATCGCAATGCTTCGGTATCATCTTCGAGATCCGCCTCGCAAAAGGTCAACCGAGCTGCTCGGGAGATTGCCACTGCATTGATGAACGGAATTTCTGTTCCGGACGTGGCGATTTGGAGGCAGCGTCGTTTATTGACGAAGGCACTCTCCGTTGCTGAGTCGGTCTCTCCTGATATTCTCCTGGTTTCTAGCCCTCCCCATTCGATTCATTGGCTAGGGGGCCGAATCGCCGGCGCAATGAAAGTGCCTTGGGTTGCGGACTTCAGGGATCCCTTCACGATCGACAAGCGTTTCAGTTCGTCAAAATCCAACTTTGCCAAGCGTTGCCTGACCAACCGATTCGAGAATTCTGTTTATGAACGAGCGTCGCTCGTCACGCATGCCATTCCGATTCACTTTCGATGGGCAAGACGAAATCGAAGCGAGTGGGCTCATAAGATGAGGCTCATGACCAACGGTGTTCCCGATGAGATGGCAGAAATCATTCATGCAACGGGTCAAACTCCGTTGATCGAACAGCCCCACATTCAGATTTTTTCATCGTCGACGATCGAGCCTGAAACACTCATCAATCTCGCCAAGGCCTTCGGCGAAACGTTTCCAGACAAGCGTCTGAGCGTGCGGTTTTGTGGCAACGTTCCGTCGAGCATACCGGGCGATACCGACAAACTGAAGTTTCGATTCCTGGGCAGGATTTCGCATCAGGAAGCAGTTGCGGAAACGATCGCTGCGGACGTGTTGTTCAGTCACCTTCCAGATCGCCACGCTGCCGGGATGGGGCTGAGTTCGAAGCTATTTGAATACTTGGCGTCAGCTCGTCCGGTGATTCACGTCAACCCGACGCGGTCGGATAGGCTGTTTTTAAAACGGTGGCCGCACGCATCCGTGCTCGACAGCCCATCCGTTTCCGAATTAAAACGCGCGTTGTGTGAAGCGATGTACGCTTCACGGTCATTTCTCCAGGATGAATCGTCAAGATTTATCTCCGTTTACCAACGCAAATCGCAGTGTCGGCAGCTCCACGCCTGGATGAAGGGCTTGATCCGCAAATCCGATGGTGCTCTTGAGCCGAAACGTTGA
- a CDS encoding bi-domain-containing oxidoreductase, whose amino-acid sequence MRQILQNLGSGETLLAEVPCPRRAEGGVLIQSVRSLVSLGTEKMLVDFGKGSYLAKARSQPDKVKQVLQKIKTDGLLTTVDAVRAKLDTPIPLGYCNVGVVAETSRQSRFAIGDRVISNGPHAEMVSVPENLVAKIPSGVSDEAAAFTVVSAIGLQGIRLLQPTLGERIVVSGLGLIGLLAVQMLRAHGCEVLGIDFDDDKLKLAESFGAMTVNLAADQDPVLAAEHWTGGQGVDGVLVTASTKSDELIHQAATMCRKRGRIVLVGVVGLNLRRADFYEKELSFQVSCSYGPGRYDANYEQRGLDYPIGFVRWTEQRNFEAVLQLLDGGKIETESLTTHRFVFDDALRGYEAIHEKGAMGILLEYEQENRPERHSRLLWVGNQSKELPGSKTDDPSVAFIGAGGFTTRMLLPLLPKQNVVRHSITSGTGVSASHAAKKFGFSRCGTDTRAVLEDETVDAVFITTPHSTHASFVVQALTHGKHVFVEKPLAMNREDLNQVSDCLNENPSQRLMVGFNRRFSPHTVALKNWLRSTSSSKALVLTINAGKIPADHWTQDLEVGGGRIIGEACHFIDLARFIADSPVESVVATAMRGGDGILGDCAAIQLTFQDGSIATIHYLANGHKAFAKERIEVFAGGKVFVVDNFRRSYVVGDKKSLKTRGQDKGHAGEVEAFLQLACREGRWPIPTEELIEVSLATIDADEQIRTQMSAFS is encoded by the coding sequence ATGAGACAAATTCTGCAAAACCTTGGCAGCGGTGAAACGCTGCTCGCCGAAGTCCCTTGCCCGCGGCGGGCCGAGGGGGGCGTATTGATACAGAGTGTACGTTCACTCGTGTCGCTCGGCACCGAGAAGATGCTCGTTGATTTTGGAAAGGGGAGCTATCTTGCGAAGGCTCGATCGCAGCCGGACAAGGTCAAGCAGGTCCTTCAAAAGATCAAGACCGATGGTCTTTTGACGACGGTCGATGCCGTTCGGGCAAAGCTTGATACACCGATTCCATTGGGCTACTGCAATGTCGGAGTTGTCGCGGAAACTTCGCGTCAATCGCGTTTTGCCATTGGGGACAGAGTGATCAGCAATGGACCGCACGCTGAAATGGTCAGCGTGCCCGAGAATTTGGTCGCAAAGATTCCGTCTGGTGTTTCCGATGAGGCTGCCGCGTTTACAGTGGTTTCTGCGATCGGATTGCAGGGCATCCGATTATTGCAGCCGACGCTTGGTGAGCGAATTGTCGTCAGTGGACTTGGTCTGATCGGACTGCTGGCCGTGCAAATGCTCCGCGCTCACGGTTGCGAGGTATTGGGAATCGACTTTGACGACGACAAACTAAAACTTGCCGAATCATTCGGCGCGATGACGGTCAATCTCGCTGCCGATCAGGATCCTGTCCTCGCTGCGGAGCACTGGACCGGCGGGCAGGGCGTTGATGGAGTGCTGGTCACGGCATCGACGAAGAGTGACGAGCTGATCCATCAAGCCGCAACGATGTGTCGAAAACGCGGCAGAATTGTGCTGGTTGGTGTTGTCGGACTGAACCTCCGACGTGCCGATTTCTATGAGAAAGAGCTTTCGTTTCAGGTGTCGTGTTCTTATGGTCCGGGACGCTACGATGCGAACTACGAACAACGCGGGTTGGACTATCCGATCGGCTTTGTGCGTTGGACGGAGCAACGGAATTTCGAAGCGGTCCTGCAATTGCTCGATGGTGGAAAGATCGAGACTGAATCCTTGACGACCCATCGCTTCGTTTTTGACGATGCATTAAGAGGCTATGAAGCGATTCACGAAAAGGGCGCGATGGGCATTCTGCTCGAATACGAGCAAGAGAATCGACCGGAACGACACTCGCGATTATTGTGGGTCGGCAACCAAAGCAAAGAGTTGCCTGGATCCAAAACGGATGATCCGTCGGTGGCGTTCATCGGTGCCGGCGGATTCACCACGCGAATGCTTCTGCCACTGTTGCCGAAGCAGAACGTGGTCCGTCATTCGATCACCAGCGGGACTGGAGTCTCGGCGTCTCACGCGGCGAAAAAATTCGGATTCTCTCGGTGCGGAACCGACACGCGTGCGGTGCTTGAGGATGAGACGGTCGACGCCGTGTTTATCACAACACCGCACAGCACGCACGCGTCGTTTGTCGTCCAGGCTTTGACGCATGGGAAGCACGTCTTCGTCGAAAAACCTCTCGCGATGAATCGAGAGGATCTCAATCAGGTGAGTGACTGCTTGAACGAGAATCCGTCACAGCGTTTGATGGTCGGGTTCAATCGTCGGTTCTCCCCGCACACCGTGGCGTTAAAGAATTGGCTGCGATCGACGAGTTCATCCAAAGCCCTGGTTCTGACCATCAATGCGGGGAAAATTCCCGCGGACCACTGGACGCAAGATTTGGAGGTAGGTGGCGGGCGAATCATCGGTGAAGCATGTCACTTTATCGATCTCGCGCGATTCATCGCCGACAGTCCGGTCGAGAGCGTGGTCGCGACCGCGATGCGAGGCGGCGACGGGATTCTCGGTGATTGCGCCGCGATTCAGTTGACCTTCCAGGACGGATCGATCGCCACCATTCACTATCTGGCCAACGGACATAAAGCGTTTGCCAAAGAGCGGATTGAAGTGTTCGCCGGCGGCAAAGTATTCGTGGTCGACAACTTCCGACGATCCTACGTGGTCGGCGACAAAAAATCACTCAAGACACGCGGCCAGGACAAGGGGCACGCCGGTGAAGTCGAAGCGTTCCTACAGCTGGCTTGTCGTGAAGGCCGTTGGCCGATCCCGACGGAAGAATTGATCGAGGTTAGTCTAGCGACGATCGACGCTGACGAGCAAATTCGCACACAGATGTCCGCCTTCTCTTAG
- a CDS encoding glycosyltransferase family 4 protein, translating to MKLMLLWARLPSYLAGFCRAMEAMYGHEVIVAGIGNDNLGEGESPVSDRLFEGIRRLEMTEQTANDAEAVAELVARVSPDVLMISGWQYKGYAKLYSNRDLGDLPIVLCADNTFRGTWKQFVGKFALRSFFSRSARVWVPGKAGRELMGYWNVPESKVLVGLYNVDSERIHQFEAGAHEKCDPPSFLFAGQLIQRKGFDLLCEAYSRYRRQVDSPWALTVCGRGPLDHLCQADGIDFKGFVDGSELPAYFYRSDVFVLPSVYDAWGVVLAEAACCGMPLIGTTTCGATADLIVDHDNGLAIEPGSSDAILEAMLWFHETGVVRRKEMGKRSQELCDPHTAAFVAHRMDEELRLLIPAQ from the coding sequence ATGAAACTGATGCTACTGTGGGCAAGGCTGCCGAGCTATTTGGCGGGATTCTGCCGGGCAATGGAGGCAATGTACGGTCATGAAGTGATCGTTGCCGGCATCGGAAATGACAACTTGGGCGAAGGGGAGTCGCCCGTTAGCGACAGGCTCTTCGAAGGGATTCGAAGACTCGAAATGACCGAGCAAACTGCAAACGATGCGGAAGCCGTTGCAGAATTGGTGGCAAGAGTTTCTCCCGACGTGCTGATGATCAGCGGGTGGCAGTACAAGGGGTACGCGAAGCTCTATTCGAACCGTGATCTCGGTGATCTCCCAATCGTTCTTTGTGCGGACAACACATTCCGCGGGACATGGAAACAGTTCGTAGGCAAATTTGCCTTGCGGTCGTTCTTTTCTCGATCGGCAAGAGTTTGGGTGCCGGGAAAGGCGGGGCGTGAGTTGATGGGGTACTGGAACGTACCCGAGTCGAAGGTACTCGTCGGGCTTTACAATGTCGATTCGGAACGGATCCACCAATTTGAAGCCGGGGCGCACGAGAAGTGTGATCCGCCGTCGTTCTTGTTCGCAGGCCAGCTGATCCAACGCAAGGGATTCGACTTGCTTTGTGAGGCTTACTCGCGATACCGCCGGCAGGTCGACTCCCCGTGGGCGCTGACCGTATGTGGGCGCGGGCCGCTCGATCACCTTTGCCAAGCCGATGGAATCGACTTCAAAGGTTTTGTGGACGGCTCAGAGTTGCCCGCATACTTCTATCGGTCAGATGTATTCGTTCTCCCCAGCGTTTATGACGCATGGGGCGTGGTACTCGCAGAAGCGGCGTGTTGCGGAATGCCATTGATCGGGACAACGACATGTGGTGCGACCGCTGATTTGATCGTCGATCACGACAATGGTCTGGCGATTGAGCCGGGGAGTTCCGACGCGATTCTCGAAGCGATGTTGTGGTTTCACGAGACCGGCGTGGTTCGGCGGAAAGAAATGGGGAAACGGTCTCAAGAGCTTTGCGATCCGCATACGGCGGCATTCGTCGCCCATAGGATGGACGAAGAATTGAGATTGCTGATCCCAGCCCAGTAG
- a CDS encoding acyltransferase, protein MPETEIGEWMLRSIYRKLLAVRSRFMREWRSRRTMRCVASCKSRPNVNAKCSFTRTTHLGHNTNFNGVQIVGGGKVVIGDNFHSGTEVRMITQNHRYDDGDSIPYDSKEYLLLDIHIGDNVWIGDRVILLGGITIGEGSIIQAGSVVVSDIPRCSIAGGHPAKVFKMRDVDHYEKLKSAGKFA, encoded by the coding sequence ATGCCGGAAACCGAAATAGGTGAGTGGATGTTGAGATCGATCTACCGAAAGTTGCTTGCAGTGCGCAGCCGGTTCATGCGGGAGTGGAGATCGCGCAGGACCATGCGGTGTGTTGCTTCCTGCAAGTCTCGGCCCAACGTCAATGCCAAATGCAGCTTTACAAGGACAACTCACCTGGGGCACAACACCAACTTCAACGGAGTGCAGATCGTGGGTGGCGGTAAGGTTGTCATCGGAGACAATTTCCACAGCGGCACCGAAGTGAGAATGATCACGCAGAATCATCGCTACGACGACGGGGATTCGATTCCCTACGATTCGAAGGAATACCTGCTCCTTGATATTCATATTGGAGACAACGTCTGGATCGGTGATCGAGTGATCCTGTTGGGCGGAATCACCATCGGCGAAGGTTCAATCATTCAGGCTGGAAGCGTTGTCGTGAGCGATATTCCCAGATGCTCGATTGCCGGTGGGCACCCTGCGAAGGTATTTAAGATGCGGGATGTCGATCACTATGAGAAACTGAAATCCGCCGGCAAGTTTGCGTAG
- a CDS encoding glycosyltransferase family 4 protein: MKIVFFSHYFTPEGNAPASRTADHCSRWLREPNVDQVTVITCAPNVPDGKVYSGYKNRLWPQRETIDGVEVVRVWTLIQNSPGRIGLILNYLSYLVSALVAFVFFVRRPHVIVATTPQFFCGVTGVLASWLKWCPLVLEVRDIWPESIVTVGAIRRGVIIRALEWMERWMYRSADHIVTVGPGYRDNILSKVDVANRISMVTNGVDPKQFQPETDCASFSKRFELDGKFVCSYVGTVGMAHGLDVIVNAAQRFEAVGREDVVFLVVGGGAKLEEMRRTVAELGLGDLIRLTGRLDKSEIPQVLSASDACLVHLSKVDLFEHVIPSKIFETMAMERPIIMGVRGRALDIVLAAESGVAMEPENDAQLFEILDWMIGAPGAVRELGRNGRRFVIEHFNRDQLARDMLSIIRRTSQGDVFCLEDRDWGERSGDGSDDSKLTPVASSGGTRR, encoded by the coding sequence GTGAAAATCGTATTCTTCTCGCATTACTTTACGCCGGAAGGGAATGCACCGGCGTCTCGAACGGCAGATCATTGTTCACGGTGGCTGCGCGAGCCAAATGTTGACCAAGTCACGGTGATTACCTGCGCGCCGAACGTGCCGGACGGAAAGGTGTACAGCGGGTACAAAAACCGCTTGTGGCCGCAGCGGGAGACGATCGATGGTGTGGAGGTCGTCCGCGTTTGGACCTTGATTCAGAATAGTCCCGGGCGAATCGGGCTGATCCTCAACTATCTCAGCTATCTGGTTTCTGCACTGGTGGCGTTTGTGTTCTTCGTACGACGTCCGCATGTGATCGTCGCGACCACGCCCCAATTTTTTTGTGGAGTCACCGGGGTTCTGGCCAGCTGGTTGAAATGGTGTCCGCTGGTGTTGGAAGTCCGCGACATCTGGCCGGAGTCGATTGTGACCGTCGGTGCGATTCGCCGCGGTGTGATCATTCGAGCACTCGAGTGGATGGAACGTTGGATGTACCGCAGTGCCGACCACATCGTCACCGTCGGTCCGGGATACCGTGACAACATCCTTTCCAAGGTTGACGTGGCGAATCGAATCTCGATGGTGACCAACGGGGTGGATCCGAAACAATTCCAGCCTGAAACCGATTGTGCTTCGTTCTCCAAACGATTTGAGTTGGACGGCAAATTCGTTTGTTCCTATGTCGGGACCGTCGGCATGGCGCATGGCTTGGACGTGATCGTCAATGCGGCACAGCGTTTCGAAGCGGTCGGCCGAGAAGACGTCGTGTTTCTGGTTGTCGGTGGCGGAGCCAAGTTGGAGGAAATGCGGCGCACGGTTGCGGAGTTGGGGCTCGGCGATCTGATTCGATTGACCGGCCGTCTGGACAAATCGGAGATTCCCCAGGTCCTCTCGGCCTCGGATGCCTGCTTGGTGCACCTCAGCAAGGTGGACCTGTTCGAGCACGTCATCCCGTCAAAAATCTTTGAAACCATGGCGATGGAGCGGCCGATCATCATGGGCGTTCGCGGGCGTGCCCTGGACATCGTGCTCGCGGCCGAGAGCGGCGTTGCGATGGAGCCGGAAAACGACGCCCAGCTGTTTGAAATTCTGGATTGGATGATCGGCGCCCCAGGTGCCGTCCGGGAGCTGGGGCGAAACGGGCGCAGGTTCGTGATCGAACACTTTAACCGAGACCAGCTTGCGCGGGACATGTTGTCGATCATCCGGCGGACATCCCAAGGTGACGTGTTTTGTCTAGAGGATCGAGACTGGGGGGAAAGGTCGGGCGACGGATCAGATGATTCGAAACTGACCCCTGTCGCGTCCTCCGGCGGCACGCGTCGCTGA
- a CDS encoding glycosyltransferase: MSSIHLLIDATNLSGGGGGTLLRTLIDALPENETRVIASSNTRSSLAVTKSERTNVVFNAPCHPFSGSRRRSLVENVQRFRPERLLCFGNIPPTCELAGVEVATYFQNAHLLASLDNRVRYNLKDRFRFAVLRQGLKRNAKHTDAWITQTPTISRTLEREVQSDADRMECFPFFDVRGIETAIRKAETGFREPRSFVYISDGRPHKNHARLFEAWRRVQQTENDASLYVTISRSDRVSSNEVPSNVHFLGPVAWAEGLALATRCEYVIFPSLLETIGLGIVEGVSAGCKAIVPQDACFADVVQASRTFDAMSVESIASSIREAIRGSELSNESDGRRQAIRPHPLPPSKIVLPNRLDPFVEWLMR, encoded by the coding sequence TTGTCTTCAATACACCTTTTGATCGATGCGACCAACCTGAGTGGCGGCGGCGGCGGAACGCTGCTGCGAACGCTGATCGATGCACTTCCGGAAAATGAGACGCGAGTGATTGCATCGAGCAATACCCGTTCATCCTTGGCCGTTACAAAATCTGAGCGAACCAACGTTGTTTTCAATGCTCCATGTCATCCGTTCTCGGGCAGCCGACGGCGGTCACTCGTTGAAAACGTGCAACGGTTCCGACCCGAGCGATTGCTCTGTTTTGGGAATATTCCGCCGACTTGCGAGCTGGCCGGAGTGGAGGTCGCGACGTACTTTCAGAACGCTCATTTGCTCGCGAGTCTGGACAATCGCGTCCGGTACAATTTGAAAGACCGTTTTCGCTTTGCCGTGCTGCGGCAAGGATTGAAACGAAATGCGAAACATACCGATGCTTGGATCACGCAGACTCCGACGATCAGCCGAACGCTGGAACGAGAGGTGCAGAGCGATGCGGATCGCATGGAGTGCTTTCCCTTTTTCGATGTGCGCGGGATAGAGACCGCAATTCGCAAGGCTGAAACAGGTTTCCGCGAGCCTAGGTCCTTCGTTTACATTAGTGATGGGCGTCCGCACAAGAACCACGCCCGGCTTTTCGAAGCGTGGCGACGTGTTCAGCAAACGGAAAATGATGCAAGCCTTTACGTGACGATCTCCCGCAGCGACAGGGTTTCGTCGAACGAGGTGCCTTCCAATGTTCACTTCCTTGGTCCCGTAGCGTGGGCAGAAGGGCTCGCGTTGGCCACGAGGTGTGAGTACGTGATCTTCCCATCCCTCTTGGAAACGATCGGTCTCGGAATCGTCGAAGGCGTTTCGGCGGGTTGTAAAGCGATCGTCCCCCAGGACGCGTGCTTCGCCGATGTCGTTCAAGCATCGCGGACGTTTGACGCGATGTCGGTTGAGTCCATTGCAAGCTCGATCCGAGAGGCAATTCGCGGGTCCGAGCTGTCCAACGAATCGGACGGTCGACGGCAAGCGATTCGACCTCATCCATTACCCCCTAGCAAAATTGTGCTGCCGAATCGGCTCGATCCGTTTGTCGAATGGTTGATGCGGTGA